A window from Hymenobacter volaticus encodes these proteins:
- a CDS encoding HTTM domain-containing protein yields the protein MLQLLTVLRRPFVFDLRALALLRAAVAAVVLTDLGIRSTDLEALYSNMGVLPLQVLFEHNWNPYEFSVHSSSGLWQVQAVLFLIAAVAGIAMLLGYKTRLATAISWILLVSLQNRNPLISQGGDDLLRMLLFWGFFLPWGRVYSLDARKQPAPTDLKYFSAATIAYVVQLALVYWCTALLKTGAEWSREGTAIYYALSLDQVLMPGGKLIYPYPDLLKTLTFATYYLEKFLPFILFLPFWVPFWRILFVVIMFGFHAGISLTLFVGLFFLINMASVLGLLPPVAMDWLERRLVPAAQRLRPRVAARLAPLQSRLATWRPIKVQVASTLELSAGFHRLLRAMRNGLVTGILIYVCWWNFDNIVDPRWTMSEGFRWLGFLVRVDQHWGMFAPTVFKDDGWYILDATTVDGRHLDLNRKGAPTTYEKPESVMRLFKNDRWRKYSENYLFVSNTYMRPYYCNYLLRIWSENPANPPLRHLDVIYMKEVSQPDYKVVTPTREVLCGCDAEVPAPEAPKAAAVLPN from the coding sequence ATGCTCCAACTGCTTACTGTTCTTCGTCGTCCTTTTGTATTCGACTTACGCGCGCTGGCCTTATTGCGGGCGGCTGTAGCGGCCGTCGTGCTAACTGACTTAGGCATTCGGAGTACAGACCTCGAAGCGCTTTACTCCAATATGGGAGTGCTACCGCTGCAAGTGTTGTTCGAGCACAACTGGAATCCTTACGAATTCTCGGTGCACAGCAGCAGCGGCTTGTGGCAAGTACAGGCCGTTTTGTTTTTGATAGCTGCGGTGGCAGGTATTGCCATGCTGCTCGGTTACAAAACCCGACTAGCTACAGCTATATCGTGGATACTGTTGGTCTCGCTGCAAAACCGCAATCCGCTCATCTCTCAAGGCGGCGACGATTTACTGCGAATGCTGTTGTTTTGGGGCTTCTTCCTGCCGTGGGGCCGCGTTTACTCGCTAGATGCCCGCAAGCAGCCTGCCCCTACCGACCTCAAGTATTTCAGCGCGGCTACCATTGCGTATGTAGTGCAACTGGCGCTAGTGTACTGGTGCACAGCACTCCTAAAAACAGGTGCCGAGTGGAGCCGCGAAGGAACAGCCATCTACTACGCCCTCAGCCTCGACCAAGTGCTGATGCCGGGCGGCAAGCTTATTTACCCATACCCGGACCTGCTGAAGACACTCACTTTTGCCACGTATTACCTGGAAAAGTTCTTACCCTTCATCCTGTTTCTGCCTTTTTGGGTGCCTTTCTGGCGGATACTGTTTGTGGTTATCATGTTCGGCTTTCACGCGGGCATTAGTTTGACCTTGTTTGTGGGACTGTTTTTCTTGATCAATATGGCCTCGGTGCTTGGCTTGTTGCCGCCCGTTGCTATGGACTGGCTGGAGCGCCGCTTGGTGCCGGCTGCCCAACGGTTGAGGCCACGCGTAGCCGCACGGCTGGCACCTTTGCAAAGCCGTCTAGCCACTTGGCGGCCCATCAAAGTACAGGTGGCCTCAACGCTGGAACTGTCGGCCGGCTTTCACCGGCTGCTACGGGCCATGCGAAATGGCTTGGTAACCGGCATTCTGATTTATGTATGCTGGTGGAACTTCGACAACATTGTTGATCCGCGTTGGACGATGAGCGAAGGATTTCGGTGGCTGGGCTTCCTGGTGCGCGTCGATCAGCATTGGGGTATGTTCGCGCCTACGGTGTTCAAAGACGATGGCTGGTACATCCTGGATGCTACTACCGTCGATGGCCGTCACCTCGATCTGAACCGTAAAGGAGCCCCCACCACGTACGAGAAGCCGGAATCGGTCATGCGGCTTTTCAAAAACGACCGGTGGCGCAAGTATTCAGAGAACTACCTGTTTGTCTCGAACACCTACATGCGTCCTTATTACTGCAACTACCTCTTGCGGATTTGGAGCGAAAACCCGGCAAATCCACCCCTGCGCCACCTCGACGTCATTTATATGAAGGAAGTGTCGCAGCCTGATTACAAAGTAGTAACCCCCACGCGCGAAGTGCTTTGCGGCTGCGACGCCGAAGTGCCAGCGCCGGAAGCACCGAAAGCCGCGGCCGTATTACCGAACTAG
- a CDS encoding MBL fold metallo-hydrolase — MSNKANRANTPALQHVTAGLWGLRDVFANLYFVRDSDLPTDSWVLIDAGLPGSGEKIQRSAEALFGQNNPPAAILLTHGHFDHVGALGHLLTVWPNAPVYAHSLEMPYLTGRSSYPPPDPTVGGAMSALSFLYPKKPINLGTRVQKLPADGTIPNLPGWRWVHTPGHTPGHVSFFREHDHVLVAGDAFVTVEAESGIATWSQRQEVNGPPAYFTPDWQHSRHSVALLAGLAPSLAATGHGIPMEGEELRQQLADLVEHFDEKAVPVRGRYVGHPAIANENGVVSVPPAASTNLPVWLVGAGLAVVGGIWLSRNRNKISGYKPRSKKEKAYSSSTIYRG, encoded by the coding sequence ATGTCCAACAAAGCCAACCGCGCCAATACCCCCGCGCTGCAACACGTTACGGCGGGCCTCTGGGGCCTGCGCGACGTATTCGCGAACCTATACTTTGTGCGCGACTCTGATCTTCCCACCGACTCGTGGGTGCTTATTGATGCTGGCCTTCCGGGCTCGGGCGAAAAAATCCAACGCTCAGCCGAGGCACTTTTCGGGCAAAACAACCCACCTGCTGCCATCCTGCTCACGCACGGCCACTTCGACCACGTTGGCGCTTTAGGGCATCTGCTTACAGTTTGGCCTAATGCGCCGGTGTACGCGCACTCGCTAGAGATGCCGTACCTCACGGGTCGCTCTTCTTATCCCCCACCCGACCCAACGGTGGGCGGCGCTATGTCGGCATTGTCATTTTTGTACCCTAAGAAGCCTATCAACCTAGGCACGCGCGTACAGAAGTTGCCCGCTGATGGCACGATTCCAAACCTGCCCGGTTGGCGCTGGGTGCACACGCCGGGCCATACGCCGGGTCACGTCTCGTTTTTCCGGGAGCACGACCATGTTTTGGTAGCCGGTGATGCCTTTGTGACGGTTGAGGCCGAATCAGGAATAGCCACTTGGTCGCAACGCCAAGAGGTGAATGGTCCGCCTGCTTATTTCACACCCGACTGGCAGCACTCCCGCCATTCGGTGGCCTTACTGGCGGGTCTGGCTCCTTCTTTGGCTGCTACCGGCCACGGTATTCCAATGGAAGGCGAGGAACTGCGCCAACAGCTTGCTGACTTGGTCGAGCACTTCGACGAAAAAGCCGTGCCAGTTCGCGGCCGCTATGTTGGCCACCCTGCTATAGCCAACGAAAACGGCGTGGTATCGGTACCACCGGCTGCTTCCACCAACTTGCCGGTGTGGCTAGTGGGTGCGGGCTTGGCTGTGGTAGGCGGTATCTGGCTGTCGCGCAACCGCAACAAGATTTCCGGCTACAAGCCCCGCTCCAAAAAAGAAAAGGCGTACTCGTCGTCCACTATATACCGCGGCTAG
- a CDS encoding DUF4126 family protein, whose product MQKYFWQTVGLGALAGFRSITAPALLSDNLSKFNPRALANSPLRLLQKPWVATGLKLMAAGEMVGDKLPQAPDRTSPPVLTGRLLSGALIGATLYKVNHDSVFKGALVGGAVAVAATYGSLFLRKESAAQSGLPVSVVGGIEDLLVLVAGLALSKGTDAGSPAGRAL is encoded by the coding sequence ATGCAGAAGTATTTTTGGCAAACCGTAGGCTTGGGCGCATTGGCTGGCTTCCGGAGCATAACTGCCCCAGCACTGCTCAGCGACAATCTTAGCAAGTTCAATCCGAGGGCCCTGGCCAATTCGCCTTTGCGGCTGCTGCAAAAGCCTTGGGTTGCAACTGGCCTCAAGCTCATGGCCGCCGGCGAAATGGTAGGCGACAAACTTCCTCAAGCGCCCGACCGCACCTCGCCTCCCGTCCTCACTGGCCGCTTGCTCTCAGGAGCCTTAATTGGCGCCACGCTCTACAAAGTCAACCACGATAGTGTGTTTAAGGGTGCCCTAGTGGGCGGCGCAGTAGCAGTGGCCGCTACATACGGCAGTCTTTTCTTGCGCAAAGAATCGGCGGCTCAATCAGGATTACCCGTTTCTGTGGTAGGCGGAATCGAGGATTTGCTCGTGCTGGTAGCTGGCTTGGCGCTATCAAAAGGCACGGATGCTGGTTCGCCAGCTGGCCGGGCATTGTAA
- a CDS encoding TonB-dependent receptor, which produces MKNKLLLFLLISFVLASSFDGLAQGVTTSAMKGLVLDSKGQPLPGATVVATHLPTGTKYGTASRDNGQYDLLNMRVGGPYELVVSFIGSQTYTDTGIQLALGKTFESKITLTDASQALGEVVVKGNRDGQINKDRTGASTNINNNAIRTLPTISRSQEDFTRLTPQSSGLSFGGRNTLYNNFSLDGSIFNNSFGLDAPTPGGQTNSQPVSLDAIEQLEVSLAPYDVRQGGFTGAGVNAVTKSGTNDFKGTVYTFLRNESLIGEKVGDVKITNPDLKFNQTGFALGGPILKNKLFFFTNAEITRRDDPGLTFRPASSPTEAQAALNGSADGVSRVLESDLIGIRQRLIDTYGYDPGSYQGFTYRTYSDKFLVKFDWNINAKNTFSLRYNYLKSYREQGPHPIAIAPSSRVQGVNTLQYSNSGYTINNDLNSVVGELNSRIGEKFSNKAQISFSAFRDYRELPNAPLFPMLDITRNGTTYVTVGTEQFSAENRLDQNITQFTDNLSYFAGAHVLTAGVTYEQFNFVNDFNLARYGYPFFGGLDVDRFFQVTDRSNPAFVDLNAVAAAGGRNRVKSVDVNVAQLGLYAQDEWNVTPAFKLTLGVRADMPIYNTDVAPNPQIAAAPLLDSEGRPTQVDVTKFPKATPLFSPRLGFNYAIENDLTTQIRGGTGIFTGRIPFVWISNQASNSQFDPNGYTFQINGTARDFKFPQVWRSNLAIDQELPGGIVATLEAIYSKDRNAAIHRNYNFVTPTQQLTGADTRLVYPTAGPGLRRASPAPMDSLASWMLA; this is translated from the coding sequence ATGAAAAACAAACTACTCTTGTTTCTGCTGATAAGCTTTGTGCTTGCAAGCAGTTTTGATGGCTTGGCACAAGGTGTGACCACCTCCGCCATGAAGGGCTTGGTGCTCGACAGCAAAGGCCAACCCCTGCCCGGCGCCACCGTAGTGGCTACCCATTTGCCCACGGGCACCAAGTACGGTACTGCCTCCCGCGACAACGGCCAATACGACCTGCTGAACATGCGTGTTGGAGGTCCCTACGAGTTGGTGGTTTCGTTTATTGGGTCGCAGACGTACACTGACACCGGCATACAGTTGGCGCTGGGCAAGACTTTCGAAAGCAAGATCACGCTTACCGATGCCTCTCAGGCGCTAGGCGAAGTGGTAGTGAAAGGCAACCGCGACGGCCAAATCAACAAGGACCGCACCGGGGCTTCTACCAACATCAACAACAACGCCATCCGGACGCTGCCTACCATCAGCCGCTCGCAGGAAGATTTTACGCGTCTCACGCCTCAAAGCAGTGGCCTGAGCTTTGGGGGCCGCAACACGCTCTACAACAACTTCTCGCTCGACGGTTCCATTTTCAACAACTCGTTCGGGCTGGATGCCCCGACTCCAGGCGGCCAAACCAACTCGCAGCCGGTGTCGCTGGATGCTATTGAGCAGCTGGAAGTAAGCTTGGCTCCGTACGATGTGCGCCAGGGCGGCTTTACGGGAGCCGGCGTGAATGCTGTAACCAAGAGCGGCACCAACGACTTCAAAGGCACGGTCTATACCTTCCTGCGCAATGAAAGCCTGATTGGAGAGAAAGTTGGCGACGTGAAGATTACGAACCCCGACCTGAAATTCAACCAGACGGGCTTCGCACTCGGTGGCCCCATCCTTAAAAACAAGCTGTTCTTTTTTACCAACGCCGAAATCACGCGGCGCGACGACCCGGGCCTGACGTTTCGGCCCGCCAGTAGCCCCACCGAAGCGCAAGCGGCCCTCAACGGTTCGGCTGATGGCGTGAGCCGGGTGCTGGAAAGCGACCTGATTGGCATTCGGCAGCGCCTGATTGACACCTACGGCTACGACCCCGGTTCGTACCAAGGCTTCACCTACCGCACTTATAGCGACAAGTTTCTGGTGAAGTTCGACTGGAACATCAACGCCAAGAATACTTTCTCGCTGCGCTACAACTACTTGAAAAGCTACCGTGAGCAGGGCCCCCACCCTATTGCCATTGCGCCCTCGTCTCGGGTGCAGGGCGTGAACACGCTCCAATACTCGAATTCGGGCTATACCATCAACAACGACTTGAACTCGGTGGTAGGTGAGCTGAACTCGCGCATTGGCGAGAAGTTCAGCAACAAGGCGCAAATCAGCTTCTCCGCTTTCCGCGACTACCGCGAATTGCCCAATGCGCCGCTTTTCCCCATGCTCGACATCACCCGCAACGGCACTACGTATGTAACCGTGGGCACCGAGCAGTTTTCGGCCGAAAACCGGTTGGATCAGAACATTACGCAGTTCACCGACAACCTAAGCTATTTTGCCGGAGCCCACGTGCTGACGGCTGGCGTCACGTACGAGCAGTTCAACTTCGTCAACGACTTCAACTTGGCCCGCTACGGCTACCCTTTCTTCGGCGGGTTAGATGTGGACCGCTTCTTCCAGGTGACGGACCGCTCGAATCCGGCTTTCGTGGACCTAAACGCTGTAGCCGCTGCTGGCGGCCGCAACCGAGTGAAATCGGTGGATGTGAACGTGGCGCAACTTGGCTTGTATGCGCAAGATGAATGGAACGTAACACCTGCCTTCAAACTAACGCTTGGCGTGCGGGCCGATATGCCCATCTACAATACCGACGTAGCACCCAACCCGCAGATTGCCGCCGCGCCTCTGTTGGATTCGGAAGGTCGGCCGACGCAAGTTGACGTAACCAAGTTTCCGAAGGCGACGCCGCTCTTCTCGCCGCGGCTAGGCTTCAACTACGCCATCGAAAACGACCTCACCACCCAAATTCGCGGCGGTACCGGCATTTTCACTGGTCGTATCCCGTTCGTGTGGATCAGCAACCAGGCCTCCAACTCGCAGTTTGACCCCAACGGCTACACATTCCAGATCAACGGCACCGCCCGCGACTTTAAGTTTCCGCAGGTATGGCGCTCCAATCTGGCCATCGACCAGGAACTGCCGGGCGGTATCGTAGCTACGCTGGAGGCCATTTACTCGAAGGACCGCAACGCGGCCATCCACCGCAACTACAACTTCGTGACGCCAACCCAACAGCTAACAGGTGCTGACACCCGCTTGGTGTATCCGACAGCGGGCCCCGGATTACGCCGGGCTTCACCGGCCCCGATGGACAGTTTAGCTTCCTGGATGCTGGCGTGA
- a CDS encoding flavin reductase family protein — MRHITPADLQAFEKVYRLNLINALPGYKPTNLIGTADAEGFTNLAIFSSVIHLGSAPAVLGIVTRPTTVPRHTYQNLKTTGCFTINHVHASFVGQAHYTSADFDADQSEFEQCHFTPEFRDDFPAPYVGESKISIGLRLKEELPIHNGTVLIVGTVEHIYLPENVLLPDGTLDLPAVDDVCVSGLDTYYRASSVGAFAYARPGQGPQVKTAPASKE, encoded by the coding sequence ATGCGCCATATCACCCCCGCCGACCTTCAGGCTTTCGAGAAGGTGTACCGTCTCAACCTCATCAATGCCCTGCCCGGCTATAAGCCTACCAACCTGATTGGCACTGCCGATGCGGAAGGCTTCACCAACCTTGCTATTTTCAGTTCGGTTATTCATTTGGGGTCGGCGCCGGCAGTGTTGGGCATAGTCACGCGGCCTACCACGGTGCCGCGCCACACCTATCAGAACCTGAAAACCACGGGCTGCTTCACCATCAACCACGTGCACGCCAGCTTCGTGGGCCAGGCCCACTACACCTCCGCCGACTTCGACGCCGACCAATCCGAGTTCGAGCAGTGCCACTTCACGCCCGAGTTTCGCGACGATTTTCCGGCGCCTTACGTCGGCGAAAGCAAAATCAGTATTGGCTTGCGCTTGAAAGAAGAACTACCGATTCATAACGGCACGGTGCTGATAGTAGGCACCGTCGAGCACATCTACCTCCCCGAAAACGTGCTGCTCCCCGACGGTACCCTCGACCTGCCCGCCGTCGACGATGTGTGCGTTTCCGGCCTCGATACCTATTACCGAGCCTCGTCGGTAGGCGCTTTTGCCTACGCCCGGCCGGGTCAGGGGCCACAAGTGAAAACAGCACCCGCCAGCAAGGAATAG
- a CDS encoding aldo/keto reductase, which yields MANATETSFDATYSLGGDITVNRMGYGAMRITGDGIWGPPQDHDESIRVLQRAVELGVNFIDTADSYGPNVSEELIAEALHPYAAGLLIATKGGLLRTGPNQWPIDASPSHLREALEGSLKRLKLDQIDLYQLHRVDPKVPFEQTLEFLQQVQEEGLVKHIGLSEVTVEQIQKAQEYVKVVSVQNMYSVDNRKWEAELNYTEQNGIAFIPWYPLSGGNAQALDKLTQIGQKYNATKQQVALSWLLHRAPNILLIPGTSKVKHLEENMQAASIALTPEDMSELESLNPA from the coding sequence ATGGCCAACGCAACCGAAACTTCTTTCGATGCTACCTACTCTCTAGGCGGCGATATTACAGTGAACCGTATGGGCTACGGCGCCATGCGCATTACCGGCGACGGTATTTGGGGGCCGCCCCAAGACCATGACGAATCCATCCGGGTGCTGCAACGGGCGGTGGAACTAGGCGTCAACTTCATCGACACCGCCGACAGCTATGGCCCCAATGTATCGGAGGAGCTGATTGCCGAAGCGTTGCATCCGTATGCGGCCGGTTTGCTGATTGCGACCAAAGGCGGTTTGCTGCGCACTGGACCCAATCAGTGGCCCATTGATGCCAGCCCAAGCCACCTGCGCGAAGCCCTGGAAGGCAGCCTCAAACGCCTCAAGCTCGATCAAATTGACTTGTATCAGCTGCACCGCGTCGATCCGAAAGTACCGTTCGAGCAGACGCTAGAATTCTTGCAGCAAGTGCAGGAAGAAGGCTTGGTAAAACACATTGGCTTGTCGGAAGTAACCGTTGAGCAAATTCAGAAGGCCCAGGAGTACGTGAAGGTGGTATCGGTGCAGAACATGTACAGCGTGGACAACCGCAAGTGGGAAGCCGAACTGAATTACACCGAGCAGAATGGCATTGCCTTTATTCCGTGGTACCCGCTGAGTGGCGGCAATGCGCAGGCCCTCGACAAGCTCACCCAGATCGGCCAGAAATACAACGCCACTAAGCAGCAAGTGGCCCTGAGCTGGCTGTTGCACCGCGCGCCCAATATCCTGCTCATTCCCGGCACCTCGAAAGTGAAGCACCTTGAAGAGAACATGCAAGCCGCTTCCATCGCGCTTACACCGGAAGATATGAGCGAGCTAGAATCGCTCAATCCTGCCTAA
- a CDS encoding DUF885 domain-containing protein, translating to MKKFAFTGLLAVTLLSACNQQKPAADGSAPIETDVAKIKKLPDLFAGYWEEQARLFPLDATTQGDNRYNDQLPNDQTRAFRQQVQTFYQKYLDALKKFDRGSLSENDKISYDIFQYDLETKLEGLKLNTWMMPFQQFWGLPITMGQYGSGEGVQPFKTAKDYDNWLGRVRGFSVWGDSAIANFRQGMKAGVVLPKTLVQKMIPQMRDLVVTDPTKSLFYGPINRFPKEVSAEDQQRITTEYKKAILEELVPTYQKLGNFLEKEYLPKARPTTGISVVPGGPEIYRYYVKSWTTTDKTPEEIYQTGMAEVKRIRTEMEKVKAQVGFQGDLKAFFASLKTDPKLMPYKTPEDVLNAFRAIQTKITPSLPKMFGRTPKTPFEIRQTEAFRAASASAEYNQGSPDGSRPGIFYIPIVDATKFNTTSGMESLFLHEAIPGHHYQISLQQENENLPKFRRFAWYGAMGEGWALYTESLGKELGLYTDPYQYMGALGDEMHRAVRLVVDVAMHTKDMTREQAIAYMMENEAISEEGATAEIERYMAIPGQALSYKIGALKIRELREKYQKQLGVQKNRLREEYAGQNKEHFRLADFHDELLKDGVMPLSVLERKMDTWALGQR from the coding sequence ATGAAGAAGTTTGCCTTTACCGGCCTGCTGGCTGTAACCTTGTTAAGTGCTTGCAACCAGCAGAAACCTGCTGCTGATGGCAGCGCGCCCATTGAGACCGACGTGGCCAAAATCAAGAAATTGCCGGACCTTTTTGCTGGGTATTGGGAAGAGCAGGCTCGCTTATTTCCGCTCGACGCCACCACCCAGGGCGACAACCGCTACAACGACCAATTGCCCAACGACCAGACCCGCGCCTTTCGGCAACAAGTCCAGACGTTCTACCAGAAATACCTTGACGCCCTCAAGAAATTCGACCGCGGGAGCCTGTCGGAAAACGACAAAATCAGCTACGATATTTTCCAGTACGACCTCGAAACCAAGCTGGAGGGACTGAAATTGAACACCTGGATGATGCCATTCCAGCAGTTTTGGGGCCTGCCTATCACGATGGGGCAATACGGCTCGGGCGAAGGTGTGCAGCCCTTTAAAACGGCCAAGGACTACGACAACTGGCTCGGCCGGGTGCGCGGGTTCTCGGTGTGGGGCGATTCGGCCATTGCCAATTTCCGGCAGGGCATGAAAGCCGGGGTGGTGCTACCCAAAACGCTGGTGCAAAAGATGATTCCGCAGATGCGCGACTTGGTGGTGACGGACCCCACTAAGAGCCTATTCTACGGCCCCATCAACCGGTTCCCGAAGGAAGTATCAGCCGAAGATCAGCAGCGTATTACCACCGAATACAAGAAGGCCATTCTAGAGGAACTGGTGCCCACGTACCAGAAGCTCGGTAATTTTCTCGAGAAAGAGTATTTGCCGAAAGCCCGGCCGACTACTGGTATTTCGGTCGTGCCCGGCGGCCCGGAAATCTACCGTTACTACGTGAAGAGCTGGACCACCACCGACAAAACGCCGGAGGAAATCTATCAGACGGGTATGGCCGAGGTGAAGCGCATCCGCACCGAAATGGAGAAGGTAAAGGCGCAAGTAGGCTTCCAGGGCGACTTGAAGGCTTTCTTCGCTTCCCTGAAGACCGACCCCAAACTGATGCCCTACAAGACGCCGGAAGACGTACTAAATGCTTTCCGGGCTATCCAGACCAAAATCACGCCTAGCTTGCCCAAGATGTTTGGGCGCACGCCCAAAACGCCGTTCGAAATCCGGCAGACGGAAGCTTTCCGGGCCGCCTCGGCTTCGGCCGAGTACAACCAGGGCAGTCCGGATGGCTCGCGGCCGGGTATCTTCTACATTCCGATTGTAGATGCGACCAAGTTCAATACCACGTCGGGTATGGAATCGTTATTTTTGCATGAGGCCATTCCGGGCCACCACTACCAGATTTCATTGCAACAGGAAAACGAGAACCTGCCTAAGTTTCGCCGGTTTGCCTGGTACGGAGCCATGGGCGAAGGCTGGGCCTTGTATACTGAGAGCCTCGGCAAGGAGCTAGGGCTCTACACCGACCCCTACCAGTACATGGGCGCCCTCGGCGACGAAATGCACCGCGCCGTGCGTTTGGTAGTCGACGTGGCTATGCATACCAAAGACATGACCCGCGAGCAGGCCATTGCCTATATGATGGAAAATGAAGCCATTAGCGAGGAAGGCGCCACAGCCGAGATAGAGCGGTACATGGCCATTCCCGGACAGGCGCTGAGCTATAAAATTGGCGCCCTAAAAATTCGGGAGCTGCGCGAAAAGTACCAGAAGCAGCTCGGCGTTCAGAAGAACAGGCTGCGCGAAGAATACGCTGGCCAAAACAAAGAACACTTCCGGCTTGCCGACTTCCACGATGAACTGCTGAAAGACGGTGTGATGCCTCTTTCGGTATTAGAGCGTAAAATGGATACTTGGGCCTTGGGGCAGAGATAA
- a CDS encoding 3-ketoacyl-ACP reductase, translating to MESITGKNALITGAGKGIGRAIAIALAQEGVNVALLARTEAQLQEVAQEAEALGVKAVIVTADIADRTAVESAVTQAEAAFGTIDILINNAGIGTFAKVVDMDPEEWEHIVRVNLFGTYYATRAVLPGMIACETGDIINISSTAGLRGAATTSAYSASKFAVMGLTESLMQEVRKHNIRVSALTPSTVATELAISNKLTDGNPDKVMQPEDLAEFVVSQLKLNRRIFIKEAGMWSTNP from the coding sequence ATGGAATCAATAACTGGAAAAAACGCCCTCATCACGGGCGCCGGCAAAGGCATTGGTCGTGCCATAGCTATTGCGTTAGCGCAAGAAGGTGTAAATGTAGCCTTACTCGCTCGCACTGAAGCGCAGTTGCAAGAAGTAGCGCAGGAAGCGGAAGCCCTAGGCGTGAAAGCCGTTATCGTAACGGCCGACATAGCTGACCGTACTGCTGTGGAATCTGCCGTAACCCAAGCCGAAGCCGCGTTCGGCACCATTGATATTCTTATCAATAATGCTGGCATCGGCACCTTCGCTAAGGTAGTAGACATGGACCCGGAGGAGTGGGAGCACATCGTTCGTGTAAATCTGTTCGGCACGTACTACGCCACCCGCGCTGTGCTGCCAGGTATGATAGCGTGCGAAACCGGCGACATCATCAACATTTCCTCTACTGCCGGTCTGCGGGGCGCGGCTACTACCAGCGCTTACAGTGCCTCCAAATTCGCGGTCATGGGCCTTACTGAGTCGTTGATGCAGGAAGTGCGCAAGCACAACATTCGCGTATCGGCCCTCACGCCGAGTACTGTAGCCACCGAGTTGGCCATCAGCAACAAGCTCACCGATGGCAACCCCGATAAAGTGATGCAGCCCGAAGATTTAGCCGAGTTCGTGGTGTCGCAGCTTAAGCTCAACCGCCGCATCTTCATCAAGGAAGCAGGCATGTGGAGCACCAATCCGTAG
- a CDS encoding carboxypeptidase-like regulatory domain-containing protein, which translates to MFSSIFPALYRSSLRLLLTSGFFLVAFLGLNFAAVAQYTVRGTITDKETKEVLPFVSISVTGTTNGTASNANGEFTLVLKDLPRTLVFSELGHLRDTVRVTQANYTTPLQIALAAASVALPEVKVNSYPFQLVEKAFRQLQSNYSKKFYGKAYYRQLTRISDEPTELQEVVWNVKSNPARIEGTTISQGRYAAKQAATAFSNFSIYTRRYGLYDAGMDSTKSLALLSPNTVKNYLLELKGLLDQDSSTIAEITFETRPEIKYQSSGTIWINIETNKIVRYKMTQPSFTATSSNPNQKFKNPKLSVDMVFQPSDAPVSPSTTCRWT; encoded by the coding sequence TTGTTCTCGTCTATTTTTCCTGCGCTTTATAGGTCGTCGTTGCGCTTGCTGCTGACAAGCGGATTTTTCTTGGTGGCTTTTCTTGGGCTGAACTTTGCCGCTGTGGCGCAGTACACGGTACGCGGCACTATCACCGATAAAGAAACCAAAGAAGTGCTGCCGTTCGTGAGTATCTCGGTGACGGGCACTACCAACGGCACTGCCAGCAACGCCAACGGCGAATTTACCTTGGTGCTCAAGGACTTGCCTCGCACTCTGGTTTTCTCGGAGCTAGGTCACTTACGCGACACTGTGCGCGTAACGCAAGCCAACTATACTACGCCGCTACAAATAGCCTTGGCAGCGGCTTCGGTGGCGTTGCCCGAAGTGAAAGTGAATAGTTACCCCTTCCAGTTGGTGGAAAAGGCTTTCCGGCAATTGCAAAGCAACTACTCCAAGAAGTTCTACGGCAAAGCCTACTACCGCCAGCTCACGCGCATCAGCGACGAGCCCACCGAACTGCAAGAAGTGGTCTGGAATGTGAAGTCCAACCCGGCGCGCATCGAGGGTACAACAATTTCACAGGGGCGCTATGCCGCCAAGCAAGCTGCTACCGCCTTCAGCAACTTCTCGATATATACCCGCCGCTACGGCCTCTACGATGCCGGTATGGACAGCACCAAGTCGTTGGCGCTGCTCAGCCCCAACACCGTGAAAAACTATCTGCTGGAGCTAAAAGGGCTGCTCGACCAAGACAGCAGCACCATTGCCGAAATAACGTTCGAGACTCGGCCCGAAATCAAGTACCAGTCTTCTGGCACCATCTGGATCAATATCGAAACCAACAAAATTGTACGCTACAAGATGACGCAGCCGAGCTTCACGGCCACGTCCAGCAACCCCAATCAGAAGTTTAAGAACCCCAAGCTGTCCGTCGATATGGTGTTCCAGCCATCCGATGCGCCCGTTTCCCCCTCGACCACATGCAGGTGGACTTGA